The genomic window AGTAATAATAGCAAAGTTCAGACGAAATACATCAAGGTTACCATTTTGAAAATTTCTTAATAGCCACATAAAGCCATTTTATCCGGAGATCCCAGAATGTTTGGTAGAAAATAAATGGAAGTCCATCAGGGCCAGGGGCATCACCAACATATGAGCTCATAATAGCGGCTTTTATCTTTTCCTCAGAAAAGGATCTTTCCATAGTAGCATTTTCTTCTGCAGTAACTAACTCATTTTCAGACAAAAAATCAGTCTCTAAGTGAATATCAAGTTTTGGTTcaaaagaaaacatgtttttttgcaaaaagaaGAAGTAGCTACTTCCAACATATCAGAAGTGTAAGTAACAGCGCCATCGGGTCCATTTAGCTTGGTCAAATGATTCTTACGATGTATATAGTTAGCAAGGGCGTGGAAATAAGCATTATTGCGGTCTCCCCCTCTATGATTTTTCTATCTCTGGATCTTTGCCATAAGGCAGTTTCCTCTTTCATCTAGACTTCACCCAGTTCAGCCTTAATAATATTCATCCTTTCATAGTCAGAGGCTGACAGAGGGTTAGTTTCAGACAGGACATCCAAAATATCAAACTCCATAAGGAGGAATTTTTGTTGTATATCGACGTGTACTATTCAAAGTATAGTGACCTTGAAAACAATCGACATACAATATATAGtttcacaaacaagtcacatactagTTGATATATATCAGTGATAATGATCGTGGACAATATTAATAAATAATGATTGCCTCTAAGACATACATTTCCAACGAATACAAGGAAGATATGTGTACATACACACCAGCAAATGATGCAGGACAAACTTCTTAGACTTGTTTGCAAGGCATACATCCGTTGTTGATGACGTTTGGCCTTGATGCTCTCATCGTCCTGAGGCGCTGGAAACAAACTCTATGCCATAGGTTCAGCCGAAGGCACAACTCATCAAGCATCCAGTCGGGCACAGCATGGCAGATGCACCACTCGAGCCGGTGGCCCAGGTTAGGCATGCAGAGCGGGCCATGCCCGATCCAACACACCGCTGCTCTGGCATACTCGTCCGATGTCGGCATGATTAGCCGGGACAAGAGGCTTCGTCGCTTGCGGGATGCCGCCACCCCCAACGTCATGTTGGTCTCCACAAACAACGGCACCTGTAGTTGCACGACAAATGCCATGATATTAATTTTGATCCACTCAACGATGATTGTGTTGCGTCTAAATCGATCCATCACGACATACTTAGCAAGCTTTTATAGATTCTACTAGCTGATAAATGTTTGTAGATTTTAAATCGAATTGCTATTTTATCTACATAAAGtgcttgtatttttggattaacttgttcatatgcaacTCGCTTGTATTACTACGATTCAACAAGACTCTTATATAGGAATGGACACGTATTACACTTTTGAAACATTCAATAGTAATGATAGATTTGGGCGGATGGTTGTAAGGAATACATAGAAACAAACATGAATTGCCCGTATGCATTTTCATTCTAATATTATAGTAGGCCCCACGTACGAACCTGACATTGTACATCGATTCCTTTGCCCCTATACTCAACGTGAAGGCTCCTGGACAACTGAGCAACGTACCTAAAATGTACATTTATTGAACTCAGAAAATGTTGTGGTATATCACAGATATATCAACTGAAAAAGACAGAAGAGTTGTACTAGGTGGTAgtatatacttcctccgtttctaaatatttgtatttttaaagatttcaaatggactattacatacggatgtatacagacatattttagagtgtggatttactcattttgctccgtatgtagccacttgttgaaatctctagaaaaacaaatatttaaaaacgaagggagtatatacCGTTTGGACGCGGCGTAGATGGAAAGTAGCGGGAACGACGGGATGGCCAGGGTTGTCCCGGAGCCGATGTTGACAATGGCACCCCTGCCCCGCTCCACCATCCCCGGCAGCACCGCCGCCGTCACCTCAGTCAGAGCCCACAAGTTCACCCGGATCATCCTCACCCAGGCCTCCACGTCCGCCTCGTGCAGATACACCGCGCAGGGCTTCGCTAGGCCGGCATTGTTTACTAGCACCCCGACGTCGAGCCCTGCCACCGCATGCCGGAGCAGCCGCAACGCCTCGTCACCTGCCAAATATATACGATCAGTAAATATAACTAGCATGCAGCTCGTGTCTTGTACATCCATCACCTTAATCTTCTCGAAATTTCATGCATTTCGACAGTCAGCGGAACACTAAAATTTAACATAAAATATTTTGGTACATTTGAACGTGCCGAGTACAAAACCTATAAATCCTTAGATTACTCATAATAGAAGTAACATAGATGATAACATCACACACATCTAAGCAaaaaatagatgatgtgacaagtaattaatgaagaaagaaagtcatgtggtaacatagctagttactagtagtatgagtaacatcacaaaTATCAAGACAacatgagtctacaacctaataaataaaATGTTGCATGACACCATACATATGTCACTCTCCACTATATAGAGGTAGTAATATAGATTAGTAACATATGTAAGGTACTACTCTAAATTACACCCCACTGTGGCTAGTTTATATAATCGAGGATGTTGCCTGCCAGGGTGGTTAGCCTTCTATTTCCTAGCTACTAGGGGTCAATACTTTTTCTTCAATTTCACTTTTATTAAGATGGCTACAGTGGGCTAACAACTGGGACAGAGCAGGCTCTGGGAAATACTTGTAGTGTCCATTAGTTTTGGGTTGCTTTAATAGTATACTTTCTCATATCCATTAGCTTGAACttaaattttttcaaattcaaatgAAATCTGTTCAATTTGTTTAAAATAATTTCCCAAGTTTCGGAACTTCATTGGACTCGTCAGCCAGCAAAACTTTAGCCAAACGGAAAATAAATTCCTTAGCCTTAATTACCTTGAGGCGTGGCGATGAGGGCGAGGTCGACCACGACGGTCTTGGTTTGCACGGCGTAGGTGCAAGAGATGGTGTCGGAGATGTCCTGGAGCTTGGCAGGGTCGCGGCCGACGAGGACGAGGTTGAGGCCGCgttgggcgagggcgagggcgacggagcGGCCCATGCCGGACGTGGGGCCGGTTACCACGGCCCAGGCGCCGTAGCGGTGGCAGAGGTCAGTGGGGCGGCGCAGCAGCAAGACCAGGTGGGAGAGGATGCggaaggcgacggcggcgacgtgcAGAGCGCCAAGGATGGCGAGCGAGACGAACCATGCCGGCTCCTGCGGCTGCCGGAAGAGGAGAGCCCCCATCTCCAATCTCTTTTTTCTCTCTCGCAGATAAAACATCTAATACTACGACCGATCCATGTCTTCTGTAGTACGTATTAAACATCTCAGTGCACTAGTAGGTCGATCCGGACTTAATGGAAACTACAGTGAACTAGCAGATCGATCTGTATCAGTTAATGGAAACTACAGTACACTACAATCAATGGAGGAGGAcacaaggaataatc from Triticum aestivum cultivar Chinese Spring chromosome 3B, IWGSC CS RefSeq v2.1, whole genome shotgun sequence includes these protein-coding regions:
- the LOC123066350 gene encoding very-long-chain 3-oxoacyl-CoA reductase 1-like, translated to MFYLRERKKRLEMGALLFRQPQEPAWFVSLAILGALHVAAVAFRILSHLVLLLRRPTDLCHRYGAWAVVTGPTSGMGRSVALALAQRGLNLVLVGRDPAKLQDISDTISCTYAVQTKTVVVDLALIATPQGDEALRLLRHAVAGLDVGVLVNNAGLAKPCAVYLHEADVEAWVRMIRVNLWALTEVTAAVLPGMVERGRGAIVNIGSGTTLAIPSFPLLSIYAASKRYVAQLSRSLHVEYRGKGIDVQCQVPLFVETNMTLGVAASRKRRSLLSRLIMPTSDEYARAAVCWIGHGPLCMPNLGHRLEWCICHAVPDWMLDELCLRLNLWHRVCFQRLRTMRASRPNVINNGCMPCKQV